One genomic segment of Rhizobium gallicum bv. gallicum R602sp includes these proteins:
- a CDS encoding LuxR family transcriptional regulator — MERPRKTDVPQARRPTTRVSDRFALLPSMRFREAATAAFALALGRFLDQAEGVNECEELFDLLSAFALNFDCPWIAYGSLTPNQRVLKPVQSGPGVMLNYPEEWQKRYFEMGYAFIDPIIKKSRKRTGAFPWSEVYNDESTTEIERRFFDEAATFGLRSGLSVPLHGPDGSFAVMSFAQSWDRQFQKQTTPYLELAALHFHQRVDNWLKSSRIESAPSLSIREKECMLWVARGKSSWDIGTILGISKNTVNFHMKNVMRKLDAASRTVAALKAVEFGIIEL, encoded by the coding sequence ATGGAACGCCCGCGGAAGACTGACGTCCCTCAAGCTCGAAGGCCGACCACCAGAGTGTCCGATCGATTTGCCTTGCTCCCGTCTATGCGTTTCCGCGAGGCAGCCACAGCGGCGTTCGCGCTCGCGTTGGGCCGATTTCTCGACCAGGCCGAAGGTGTCAACGAATGCGAAGAGTTGTTCGACCTCTTGTCTGCTTTTGCTTTGAACTTTGATTGCCCGTGGATCGCCTATGGTTCTCTTACACCTAACCAGAGGGTTTTGAAGCCAGTTCAATCTGGTCCGGGGGTCATGCTGAATTATCCTGAGGAATGGCAAAAGCGCTATTTCGAAATGGGTTATGCCTTTATAGACCCCATAATCAAGAAGAGTCGAAAGCGGACCGGCGCCTTTCCTTGGAGCGAGGTGTACAACGACGAAAGCACGACTGAAATCGAACGACGATTTTTCGACGAGGCTGCGACGTTCGGCTTAAGATCGGGCTTGAGTGTTCCACTGCACGGCCCCGATGGCAGCTTTGCGGTCATGAGCTTTGCCCAATCATGGGACCGCCAATTCCAAAAACAGACAACACCCTACTTGGAACTTGCCGCGTTACATTTCCATCAAAGGGTTGACAACTGGTTGAAATCGAGTCGCATCGAGAGTGCTCCTAGCCTTTCTATAAGAGAGAAGGAGTGTATGCTATGGGTGGCAAGGGGAAAATCATCGTGGGATATAGGAACCATTCTGGGCATATCCAAAAATACCGTCAATTTCCACATGAAAAACGTGATGCGAAAATTGGATGCTGCTAGCAGAACGGTTGCTGCTCTAAAAGCAGTAGAATTCGGGATTATCGAATTGTAA